The Streptomyces cyanogenus DNA segment CGATCCCGCTGATCGCCTCCTCGATCATGTCGAAGAAGATCGCCGAGGGCACCGGCTCCCTGGTCCTGGACGTGAAGGTGGGCACGGGCGCCTTCATGAAGACCATCGAGGACGCCCGGGAGCTGGCCTCCACGATGGTGGGCCTCGGCACCGACCACGGCGTGCGGACGGTCGCGCTGCTGACGGACATGTCCACCCCGCTCGGCCTCACCGCGGGCAACGCCCTGGAGGTCCGCGAGTCGGTCGAGGTCCTGGCCGGCGGCGGCCCCTCGGACGTCGTGGAACTGACCATCGCGCTGGCCCGCGAGATGCTCGACGCTGCGGGCGTCAAGGACGCCGACCCCGCGAAGGCCCTCGCCGACGGCTCGGCGATGGACGTCTGGCGCCGGATGATCGCGGCGCAGGGCGGCGACCCGGACGCGCCGCTGCCCACCGCGAAGGAGCAGCACGTCGTCAAGGCCCCCTCCTCCGGCGTCCTGACCCGCCTCGACGCGTACGGCATCGGGGTCGGCGCCTGGCGTCTCGGCGCCGGCCGGGCCCGCAAGGAGGACCCGGTGCAGGCGGGCGCGGGCATCGAACTGCACGCCAAGCCGGGCGACACGGTGACCGAGGGCCAGCCCCTGCTGACCCTGCACACCGACACCC contains these protein-coding regions:
- a CDS encoding thymidine phosphorylase, coding for MDAISVIRTKRDRGELTDEQIDWVIDAYTRGEVADEQMSALAMAILLNGMNRREIARWTAAMIASGERMDFSSLSRPTADKHSTGGVGDKITLPLAPLVAACGAAVPQLSGRGLGHTGGTLDKLESIPGWRALLSNEEMLHVLDTTGAVICAAGDGLAPADKKLYALRDVTGTVEAIPLIASSIMSKKIAEGTGSLVLDVKVGTGAFMKTIEDARELASTMVGLGTDHGVRTVALLTDMSTPLGLTAGNALEVRESVEVLAGGGPSDVVELTIALAREMLDAAGVKDADPAKALADGSAMDVWRRMIAAQGGDPDAPLPTAKEQHVVKAPSSGVLTRLDAYGIGVGAWRLGAGRARKEDPVQAGAGIELHAKPGDTVTEGQPLLTLHTDTPERFDYALQAVAGSYDIAAPGTDFTASPVVLERIA